A region from the Hydra vulgaris chromosome 08, alternate assembly HydraT2T_AEP genome encodes:
- the LOC136083289 gene encoding uncharacterized protein LOC136083289, producing MVGRLIEGTKNYDRIPDHEKSSNHKSCYIQWRNLEKNINKHTTIDCYLVKQIQNETQKWKDLLKRLLDVILFLAERGLAFRGVTQLIGDSNNPNFLGLLDPLLEEHIKNVKQSQIKKQRLQVHYLSPDIQNEFISCCADYLRTCILKERETMKYCSLIVDATPDSSHIEQTTFILRYVTIKSNKFEIMERFLAFVNYNK from the coding sequence ATGGTTGGCAGGCTAATAGAGGGTACAAAAAATTATGACAGAATACCTGACCATGAAAAATCTAGTAATCATAAATCTTGTTATATCCAGTGgcgaaatttagaaaaaaatattaataaacatacCACAATTGATTGCtatttagtaaaacaaatacaaaatgaGACACAGAAATGGAAAGATTTATTAAAACGATTATTAGATGTAATTTTGTTTCTTGCTGAGCGTGGATTGGCCTTTAGAGGTGTTACTCAATTGATTGGAGATTCGAACAATCCAAATTTTCTAGGATTATTAGATCCGCTTTTAGAAGAACATATAAAAAACGTAAAGCAGTCACAAATCAAAAAGCAGAGATTGCAAGTACATTACTTATCGCCAGACATTCAAAATGAATTCATATCATGCTGTGCAGATTACTTGAGAACTTGTATTTTAAAGGAAAGAGAAACTATGAAGTATTGTTCCCTTATTGTAGACGCAACACCCGATTCTTCGCATATAGAACAAACTACATTCATTTTACGGTACGTTACTATTAAGTCCAACAAATTCGAAATTATGGAAAGATTTCTTGCATTTGTTAACTACAATAAGTAA